GGCGAGGTAATCATCACCGGGCTTAACCATTAACTCAAACCGCAACACTTTGACGCAGGCAGCAACCAGTTTCGCTGTCATCACGTCACCTTCTAAGCTCTGAGCCAGTTCGACAAGTTCTTCCACACTGTGCTTGCCTTCAAGGCCATCTTGAGAAAACGTATCAAGGAAACTTGCCACTAATCCAAACAAGTCCTTCTCGGCAGCCCCTTCTACCGACCACAAGTCAGGATCCGCATACCGAGAGGCATAGTTAGCCTGAGCGATATTCAGCCCCAGCCCAAAGTTCACCAAGACGGCTTTGGAGTGGTTACAGATGACATTTTCAGGGCATATCGCGCCATGATAGATATCTACCCGATGCATAAATTGCAGTGCAGTCAACAACTGACAAAACCAACGGACGGGAGTGCCGGGTGCAAAATCGTGCGCCCAGTCTCTTAACGAGCGGCCTTCCACCCAAGCACGGGTGCAATAAATATCATTCCCTCCCGGCAGCTGTCCAAATGCCATTACCTGCTCAATGTGCGGGTGATGTAGATAGTGTAAACTTCGGAATGTACTGCTGACTTCGCCCCACTGCTCACTCGCCTGACGATAGATCGAAATGGCACAATCATAATTGCCATGAATGTGGGTTGCGCGCCATAGCTCGCTATTTTCATAGCTGACTAGACTCTCTTCGAGCCGTGTATGGCCATCAATGATCACACCCGCAGCTAATTGCAAGGGTTCACCTGTATCACGGCTCATCCACTCCGGGTGTTCAAGATAGATAGAGATATCACTCCGAATCCCATCTAGCTCAACACCTTCGCCACGTTTCGCCTTTGCAAACCATTGATAGATAACAGGCTGCCCCGCTTTCAAGGCAAGTGGATAGAAAAGCGCAGCGAACGCTTGAATGTCTTCATTGACCGTCATGGTATCTTGAATATCAATGAACTCTACATCGGCTTCTGCGGAAACAAACACACAGTTTTCACGCCACCCGGACACGGTAATGCCGCGTCGATGTATTTGCTGCAACGAGGTCAACGCGCTGCGTAAAATGCGCAACAAGGTCAACGCATCACATTGGTCGACGTTAAATTCGTTGAACGGCTCTCCCATGGGTAAACGCACTGGCAACACGACCTGTTCCCCATCGTGAATTAAAGGCGCACAGTAAGGCACGCCGCTGCAACCGGCCAGTTTTTGCAAACGAACAAACTCTTTCGAGAGTTGCTGTTCATGGCGTCGCTGCAGTTCGCTATCTTCAAATTGTGAGGGAATGAGTATTTTTAATAGCCAGTGTGCCGACCACTGGCCGGGATCATAATCCGCCAACCACACTTCCAAGCCATGTTGGATAAACAAGCACTTGCGCTTAACGAAATCTTGAATACGGTTGTTTCGTTGTTCAACAAGCGCGACCTGCCCAATCGTATCGAGTACAAACTGTTTCTGTTTGTCCGTGACTTGATGCTTATGCTGCGCTGTCAGCCCCCACTCTTTCGTTAACGCCGAGACAATCACTTCTGGGGTATAAACGCTGAGCTTATCCGACTGTTTCTCAAGTCGAATCTCTTCGCCTTTTCGGCCAGTGACAAACACCATACCTTGGCACCAAGGGGCATAAACACCCACCGGAATCTTATGTTTAAGGCGCCCAGCAAGCACACGAGCGACGTAATTCGCTTTCGATAAACTGTTGTCGACTTCACGGCCATCCAGTTGCCACGCATGTAAGCCAGCATCAAGACGGCCGATGTAGCCTTTAACATCAACAACATAAATGCCCCACTCGCCAATCACTAGTGCATCCACTTCCATGGCTTGCCCTGATTGTGTAGGGATTTCAATATTAGTCAGTAGTAAGTAGTCATTTGGCAGTTCATCAGCCAATAGTTTGAAGGCCCATCGTTCTGCGTCGTTGACGGCATCTCCAAATGAAATGTGCTTCGCCATTCCGTGTTGTGCTCCCTTTTGCAGCCGCAAAAATTAGATTTACTAAAACCGCTTCAAGTCACTTCAACGTGCCTGAATATATCAAGCATGTTAATGCAACCAACAAGTTGTTAACAGCACCCGTGACGATTGAATCGAAAGGCTCGCGACTTGAATCACATTGAATTACCATCATCACGCATCATCTGCAGACAATATAAAAGATTGATAAAAAACAAAGAAAACTATTGACCTAAAGTTAGCTTGAGGTTTTAGAGTGCCCTCACACGCAGTAAATAAGGACTCGACAATGAAAAACAAAACGCCGCCCTACCTCACTGGCCGATTTTTTGATGGCATTAGCTCTGGCATGATGATGATGGCATTGCCTTGGATTATCTTAAAAGCTGGTGATATGGGCTCCTTCATTGCACTCACGGCTTTAACCTGTACCGCCGCGTCATTCATACTGACTCCGTTTACTGCGACGTTGCTCGACAGAGTCTCTCGCAAGGGCGTGCTGATCAGCGTGCAACTCTTGCAATCGAGCACCGCCGCTGGCGTGCTGGCTTTTACCTTCATCGGTGATGTCTCAGTTTGGCTGTTAGCGTTCGCACAGTTTGTGTTCTGGCTATCCAGCAATGTGGCCTGGAATGCCAACAATGCCTTTACACAAGAAAACTACGAAAAACACGAATATGCGAAGATTTCGGGACAGCAAGAAATTATCTTGCAGGGCACCACGCTGGGTTCTGGCGCTTTAGGTATTGTGTTGTTAGAAATGTGGGGAATCGCTGAATTTGCCTTGTTTGCCATGTTGGCATCGGCCATTTCGGCCACCAGCTATGCACTCACCCCCTATAACAGAAAGCTGCGCCAACAAAGAAAGACCAAGTTCTTAGCTCAAATCAAAGAAAGTAAAGCCATTTTCATCGCTCAACCGACTTTTTATGGCTTCATTCTTTTATCGTGTTTGACCTATCCGATCTTGACCTATCTTGGCAAACTGGTACCGATTTGGTTTGCGCAAGAAAACGTCGCGGGGCATTGGTTAGCCGTTTATAACATCACGTTTGCTGTCGGCTCATTGGTCAGTGGATTACTCATTTCACGTATCTTGCGCACCTTTAGCCACCAACGCACCATGTTCTACGGCATGGCGATGGTGACTCTAGTGCTGTTCGCGATGAGCAGTGTCTCATCACCGATCTACATCGTTTTATTTACCGCAGGTTTTGGGGTATTCAATGCCGCCAATCGTATTGCTCGCACAACTTGGATGCACAATACCGTCGCCATTGAAACCCGAGGACGTGTCGATGGCGGACTTGCGATGTTCTCAACCCTAGCGCAAAGCTTAAGCTATGTATTGATCGCCCTACTCGCTCACTACAACGCGATAGAGTACGGCTTCCTTATCATGGCTGTTGTCATCACCATTGCCACATTGCTGATGATGGTCTTACTCGGCAAGTTAGAAGCAACACCGGATTTAGTCACTGACAACCCTTGACCTGTCTACTGCTTTATAGTTTATCGTGTACGTAAGCTGACTCAATATACACAACGGCTAAGACATGGGAGCATCACCTTGGCATACCGTATTTCAGAACTAGCAGAGCAGGTCGGGCTATCACGAACGGCGCTGCTATATTACGAAAAACAAGGACTGATTAAGGGCAGACGGCGCGACAATGGCTATCGAGAATATAATGACAACGACATCCAACGGGTGCGTTTGATTCAGCAGCTACAAGCGGGCGGTTTATCGCTGAAAGAATGCAAAGCCTGCCTCACGGCCAAAATTGATCGACGCCTACTTCAACAACGCCTGCACCTCTTAGATGAAGAAATTGCCCAAAAACAGCAATCACGCCAATTTTTGGCAGGGCTGTTAGGTGAACATGACTTAAAAGCGTGGCATACCGAGACAGATAAACTCGCGCCACAAGCGCACTTAGAATGGTTAAAACATCAGGGTTTTAATGAGAAAGAAGCCCTGAGACTGAAATGGTTATCAAAAGACATGAACGAACACGACCAATATATGGCTGACTTTATGCACGTTTTCAACGGTCTCGATCGTTGGGGACCAGGCACAGACGAAGATACATTGCACGCACTCCGCGCCTTACCCTGCCCCCCGATCAAACTTCTCGAAATCGGCTGCGGTAATGGCACGTCGACCAAGCTGATTGCGGCGGAGAGCAATGTAGCGATAACCGCCGTGGATAATGAGCAAGGCGCCCTTGACCGACTCCAAGCAGCCCTCGTAGGCCAGCCGTTCGCTAACCAAATCACCCCTGTCTGCGCCAGTATGACCGACTTACCGTTTGAAGATGGCACTTTTGATACCCTATGGGCTGAAAGCTGTGCCTACATTATGGGCTTCAACCAAGCACTGACATCGTGGCGACGCTTGCTGAATGAGGGTGGGTTCATGGTGATTAGCGATCTCATCTGGCGCACTGACACGCCTGCGCAAGAGGCTATCGAATTTTGGAAAGGCGAGTACCCCGACATCACCACAGTCGCCACTCGACAATCACAGATTGCCGCAGCAGGGTATGAATTAGTTAGCGACCACCCGCTCAGCGACGCAGCGTGGCAGGCCTATTATGAGCCACTTGCCGAGCGCGTTGATGCGTTACGCGATTCATTGACAAACTCAGCTGCCTTGGCAGATATCGAGCGAGAAATCGCTATCTACCGTCACTACCTCAGTGACTTTGGCTATCACTTTTTTATCGTACAAAAACGTGACTAGCGACCACGACCGCATCTGGCACTCAGATGCGGTTTATGTCACATTTCCAGTCTAATTAATTATCCAAATTTGCCCACTCCAAAGACCAACATTCTCCACAAGTATGGCTGTGTGCCATAAGAAGTGAAATCACTCGCAAAAACACTTTAACAGAAAGACATTCATGCCAATAATGTCAAACTGCCCTCTTATTCAGTATGGTTGTCGAGGTGAACTCAGCCAGCAGAATAGGGCAAATTGACTTAATAAAAGTCCACCCAGCGTAAGCGACTCCAATCTCTAGAAAAGGGATAACCTGCTCGGTTTTGCCCTTATAGCAGTGAGGGTTCAGCTCAATACGAAGCGAGAGTAAAGAAACAAGGAACGGTATGAAAAAGCAAGTTGTCGGCGCAGCAATCGCGCTTTCATTTTTAACCCTAAGTGGCTGTCAGACTACATCAAGTAACATCGCTAACGGTGGCGCTGAACGTTTAGTTGGCGATTGGCATTGTGTTGCAAGCTACGGTGCGGAAAGCAAAGTCGAGAGCTTTACAACCTTTAAAGAGACTTATGATTCCACCGGCATCACGAAACTCTGGCTAAGTGTTGTACCGGGTAAACCTGATGCTGAATTTGAGTTTGTCCATCAAGGTCGCTGGACCATGTCGGCAAGCCAAGTCCGTGAGGAGATAGTCGATTACTCTCTCACGGCCAAGAATGACATGGCACACTCAATCAAGCCGATGGTACAAAGCCTATTTGACGCCATGCTCGAGCCGCAAGTGACCGAGATCCTAGAACTCACCGACGAGAAGTTTGTTGGAAAGTCATACACCTCCAACGATACGTTTAGTTGCGACCGCATTAAGTAACCCCGCTTTCGGTCATTAAAGGCGCAACGCAAGTTGTGCCTTTGTCCACTCACGAACACGGCCCGGCGATACACCTTTCCAGCCACGACATCCTCAAACCAGTTCTTGTTAACAATCATTGTGGTAGCCGATGAAGCCTTGCAACGTATTCAACGCCCATTGTCACGCTTCGCCCAATAAGCAATCAGTAGCGTAAATTCTTTCGCTATATTGACGACGACACTCTCCCAAACAACTCGCCTAACCAAGGAAGGTCGTATGCTCAAAACACTACTCTGCGCCAGCTTATTGGCTAGCACATCCCTGTCTGCATCAGCAGAAACACTCTACTTTTATAACTTTTCTGAGTACGTTCCCCCATCACTGCTTGAAGCCTTTGAAGAAGAAACCGGCATCGAGGTGATTTACACCACCTACGAGTCGAATGAAGCCATGTATGCCAAACTCAAAACTGTCGGCAAAGGGTACGATATCGTTGTCCCTTCCACCTATTTTGTCGCTAAAATGCGCCGCGAAGGCATGCTGATGCCGATTGATACTAACAGGCTCACTAACTACCATCACCTTGATGCGAACTTCCTCGGCCGTGACTATGATCCGGATAACCAATACACAGTGCCTTACATGTGGGGAGCAACGGGGATTGGCGTTAATCAAGCCATGCTCCCCGATGCCAACATTAATGCGTGGGCAGATCTTTGGCATCCTGAATATCAAGGAAAAGTGATGCTGCTTGATGACGCCCGCAGCGTCTTCCATCTCGGCCTACGCAAACTCGGCTATTCCACCAACAGTGTTGATGAACAAGAAATCAAGCAAGCGTATGAGGAACTGCGCAAGTTGATCCCAAGTGTCGTGGTCTTTAACTCTGATTTTCCTGCCGCTCCCTTCATGGCTGGCGAAGTCGACTTAGGGGCAATTTGGAATGGGTCCGCGTATATGGCGCGCCAAGAAGGCACGCCGGTTGATGTTGTGTGGCCGAAAGAAGGCGCCATACTCTGGATGGATGTACTCACCATACCCGCAGGGGCGGAAAAC
This DNA window, taken from Thaumasiovibrio subtropicus, encodes the following:
- a CDS encoding NERD domain-containing protein kinase family protein, which produces MAKHISFGDAVNDAERWAFKLLADELPNDYLLLTNIEIPTQSGQAMEVDALVIGEWGIYVVDVKGYIGRLDAGLHAWQLDGREVDNSLSKANYVARVLAGRLKHKIPVGVYAPWCQGMVFVTGRKGEEIRLEKQSDKLSVYTPEVIVSALTKEWGLTAQHKHQVTDKQKQFVLDTIGQVALVEQRNNRIQDFVKRKCLFIQHGLEVWLADYDPGQWSAHWLLKILIPSQFEDSELQRRHEQQLSKEFVRLQKLAGCSGVPYCAPLIHDGEQVVLPVRLPMGEPFNEFNVDQCDALTLLRILRSALTSLQQIHRRGITVSGWRENCVFVSAEADVEFIDIQDTMTVNEDIQAFAALFYPLALKAGQPVIYQWFAKAKRGEGVELDGIRSDISIYLEHPEWMSRDTGEPLQLAAGVIIDGHTRLEESLVSYENSELWRATHIHGNYDCAISIYRQASEQWGEVSSTFRSLHYLHHPHIEQVMAFGQLPGGNDIYCTRAWVEGRSLRDWAHDFAPGTPVRWFCQLLTALQFMHRVDIYHGAICPENVICNHSKAVLVNFGLGLNIAQANYASRYADPDLWSVEGAAEKDLFGLVASFLDTFSQDGLEGKHSVEELVELAQSLEGDVMTAKLVAACVKVLRFELMVKPGDDYLAVFDLQDQPFKPV
- a CDS encoding MFS transporter, whose amino-acid sequence is MKNKTPPYLTGRFFDGISSGMMMMALPWIILKAGDMGSFIALTALTCTAASFILTPFTATLLDRVSRKGVLISVQLLQSSTAAGVLAFTFIGDVSVWLLAFAQFVFWLSSNVAWNANNAFTQENYEKHEYAKISGQQEIILQGTTLGSGALGIVLLEMWGIAEFALFAMLASAISATSYALTPYNRKLRQQRKTKFLAQIKESKAIFIAQPTFYGFILLSCLTYPILTYLGKLVPIWFAQENVAGHWLAVYNITFAVGSLVSGLLISRILRTFSHQRTMFYGMAMVTLVLFAMSSVSSPIYIVLFTAGFGVFNAANRIARTTWMHNTVAIETRGRVDGGLAMFSTLAQSLSYVLIALLAHYNAIEYGFLIMAVVITIATLLMMVLLGKLEATPDLVTDNP
- a CDS encoding MerR family transcriptional regulator, which produces MAYRISELAEQVGLSRTALLYYEKQGLIKGRRRDNGYREYNDNDIQRVRLIQQLQAGGLSLKECKACLTAKIDRRLLQQRLHLLDEEIAQKQQSRQFLAGLLGEHDLKAWHTETDKLAPQAHLEWLKHQGFNEKEALRLKWLSKDMNEHDQYMADFMHVFNGLDRWGPGTDEDTLHALRALPCPPIKLLEIGCGNGTSTKLIAAESNVAITAVDNEQGALDRLQAALVGQPFANQITPVCASMTDLPFEDGTFDTLWAESCAYIMGFNQALTSWRRLLNEGGFMVISDLIWRTDTPAQEAIEFWKGEYPDITTVATRQSQIAAAGYELVSDHPLSDAAWQAYYEPLAERVDALRDSLTNSAALADIEREIAIYRHYLSDFGYHFFIVQKRD
- a CDS encoding extracellular solute-binding protein; its protein translation is MLKTLLCASLLASTSLSASAETLYFYNFSEYVPPSLLEAFEEETGIEVIYTTYESNEAMYAKLKTVGKGYDIVVPSTYFVAKMRREGMLMPIDTNRLTNYHHLDANFLGRDYDPDNQYTVPYMWGATGIGVNQAMLPDANINAWADLWHPEYQGKVMLLDDARSVFHLGLRKLGYSTNSVDEQEIKQAYEELRKLIPSVVVFNSDFPAAPFMAGEVDLGAIWNGSAYMARQEGTPVDVVWPKEGAILWMDVLTIPAGAENVEAAHKMIDFLIRPDNAAKIALEIGYLTPVKTAQAMLPQSLKDDPAVYPPQEVLDNGHWQDDVGEMSALYESLYLRLKAGQ